The genomic region CAGAATTTGTTGGCATGTACAGGATTAGACAGCATGAATTGTATTTTACCATCTGCCCGCACAGCTTGCTTGCAGACAAATGTGTTCCCTATGTTCCTCTTATCCCAGTAACATCTTCTGACCCTTAAAAAATGATGCTGGCAGTAGCAGGACCCAAATGGACATGGACAAAAAGTCATATGGGTATGAGAGTAAATGAAATCATCACTTTCCCCTGTTCACATATTTCTAAGGGTCTTCTAGCAGAAGGGGAAATAAGTTTTTCCCCATCCAATTTCCCTGTTTACTGAATCCTTCCTTCTTTTCATACTGGCCTTTTGTCTATGCAGGCCCTTTGACTTTCAGCATCAACTTATTTAGGGTAAAAAATTGGATTAGTTAGAGAAGGGGCATGCAGAGAAATGGGTAGAACAAAACCCTATGTTTACTAAGCACTTTATCAATAAAATTATTGTTTTTCTTGATCTTAAATTCTTTGTTTTGAAATACAACAATTAATACACTGAATACTAtgccatcaaaatcacaagatgtcatagtcccattgtatacggcactggtcagaccacacttggagtactgtgtgcagttctggaggcctcacttcaagaaggacatcgataaaattgaaagggtacagaggagagcgacgaagatgatctggggccaagggaccaagccctatgaagataggttgagggacttgggactgttcagcctggagaaaaggaggttgagaggggacatgatagccctctttaagtatttgaaaggttgtcacttggaggagggcaggatgctgtttctgctggctgcagaggagaggacacgcagtaatgggtttaaacttcaagtacaacgatataggctagatatcaggaaaaagtttttcacagtcagagtagttcagcagtggaataggctgcctaaggaggtggtgagcgccccctcactggaagtcttcaagcaaaggttggatacacacttttcttggatgctttaggatgcttagggctaatcctgcgttgagcagggggttggactagatggcctgtatggccccttccaactctatgattctatgattctaataatagACTTCCAGAAGATTGATGTATCTACATGTAATATACTGAAATGTAGCAAAGTTACATTcttctgctatttttttaaagttctctgTTATGTTTTGTGGTTCACTAGCCATTTTTCAGGAGAGGTTTTTTATGTTGAAGATAAAAATCTCCTAAATCCTACAGAGGTAAATGAACCTAACAAATGTGAAATTTTATATAATAGCTCAAGGGCAAATTACAGTGCTCAAGGAGGCATTTatctaatatttttaaaattcaaatactgattactttttctttctgtctttttaaagGTCATGTTTACTGGTGAAAATATTCCCGTTCATCCTCATGTTTATAGCAATGGTCATATCTGTCTATCTATTCTAACAGAAGACTGGTCTCCAGCTCTTTCAGTGCAATCAGTTTGTCTTAGCATTATTAGTATGCTTTCCAGCTGCAAAGAAAAGGTATGACTTCAGATATAACCTTGACATAAAGTAAGTGAGAGTAATAAGATCTTAAATCTTAGGTGAGATTTTGCTGGTACTTATATAAACCATTTTTAGATGTTTCAAAATAACCTGGTAGTTTAAAGGTAAGCGTTGTGTTGGAATCAAATGTGTTCTGTAATCTCACATATTGCAAGGCTAGAGATTCTGAAAGAACAAAATGCATTCTTGTGTTTATGGAGTAAATAGTAACTGGAATTTAAGAGGGCATGTGAACTTCAATTGGTGAATTAGTGTAAAATGAAACTTTAAAATGAAATAGAATCCACATTAGATATATGAACATATTTTCTTGAATCACCTTttcttaaaaacaacattaatcAGACAAATTTTAGATGAACAGCCATGTTTATGTCTTGTAGCAAAGTAAGTATTGCAGCATTTCTAAAGAATAATATTTTTATGGCAGACCTGTGCTTTTCAAGTTCAGACATCATACTGAATCCTAATGTCCTTTGCTTATTGTAAAggtaaaaataaaattctgtgtTGTATTCAGATTCTTTATATTTCACCTTTTGTTGTCACTGCATGGGGCCTCTTAAAGAATaggattattaatttttaatgctgATGTTATGTAGCTATTCGTACAGGTGACCTGTTGGtgttctatttattttaaaaagttaattaacaaactagtactttttaaaagttaaatcaaAATAACTTTCAAAGAACGGTTAatggtagggttgggtgcttcggcgcctGAAGCGGCCAGTCGCTCCCTATTCAGCctgcgctgcaggggggaggggaggcgcaggcaacAGCACATGTGCGCCCGCCGGTGCTCCGatacccgtgcctcccctcccccccatggcgctggctgcatcgggagcgaCCGGCCGCGTCGGACGCCAAAGCACCAAACCCTAGTTAATGGCTCAACTTTCCTATCCAGATTTCATATAGCTTTTGTAGATGTACTTTGAGTGTTCTTTTGCAAAGTTGGTCTAATGAGCCTCCCTGACTGCACAATTGTTTCCTTGAATACATGCAAACAGTATAAACCATAATGTAATTGCCTAGTTGTTTGATTAGTTTGACCTTTTTATTTCAGAGACGACCACCAGATAATTCATTTTATGTAAGAACATGTAACAAGAATCCAAAGAAAACTAAATGGTGGTATCATGGTTAGTATTTACCTTAACATATGCGATTTATCATGTATAGAAATAAGTCTCCTATATATTCACTATGCTTACCTAAGCTTATAGCATCCCtccagtacaaaaaaaaaagtctctccTGTCAGTGGAAGGCTTAGAACGGAGTAGTAGAGAAATTCCGATTAATTCCATGGCTCTCAACTCAAGtttcaaaaaatatatagtaTTATTTCCATCTACTACAATGGAGAAAGGTAATCTGACATATTGCAGGAATCAGTGATATGTAAGGAATATATCACTTGGAATAAGTACTGTTTCCTGTTTTGAAACCCCCAATTTAGGTGGTTAGAAAAAAGGTCAAAATAGCATTGCTGGAATAATTTTGTGCAAAGGAACTGTGTTGAAAAGCAGAACTTCAAAGTTTCCATgtatggataaataaataaaataggaagAGTATATAGATTTCTTGGGAATGAAAAAATGTTGGGATCAAGAGCAACCTTAACAGGACAAAGAGTATACTTCAGCATCACTGGAACTAAATTGTTAGGatttaaatagaaataaaataacgGTAGTTTAGAACCTAGAGTGATTCATTTCCAAACATTCAATATGCAAACATATTTCAGAACTGCTCATTTGGTTCTCCCACCTTCTCAGTTTTCACATTCATAAATTCTTTTCTGTTTTCCAGAGTCCTTGAATCTGAAGTGATGACTGTAATTTTGGATATTCAATTTGGATTCTATGCAAAATCATAACTAAACTTCAAAAGCATGTCCAAATTGAGCcactgtcatcccccccccccccccaaatcctctgATGATACAGATAGGTAGTCCTAGTGATGGGCAAAAGTCCTCAGATCACAGACAATCCTCTGCTGAGCCTGTTCACAAGCAAAGGGGCAGCATTTGCCCTTTGCAATATGGGCGTGAGCTGTTGCTGGAAGCCAGCTGCCTGAGCCCCAAAAGTTTGTTGTGAGGATGTGGAAGAGAAGAATAGGAGTTACTTTGCATCCCTTCAGGGGAacaagatggggtataaatgaagtaagtaaataaatccaTAGCATCTTGAAAAGTCCTCAGGTAGCAGGACTGGAGGGAAAACTTTGCTAATCAGAAACATGGTCTGATCGAGTATAAGGAAACTTCATAATAAAGCATAGCATTGAAGATGTGCATTGCAAAGTGCCTTTTCATCATGAGTAACCTGAATCCAGACACAATAATTTCAGGCTACAAATGAGGTTTTCCAGGACAGATTGTCTGACTGCAAGGCAGATGCCTCTCATTTTAACAGTTAATTATTCAGTGATTCACTTACCGCACTACAATGCTGGTAGTCCATATCTGCAGAAAATAGTCAGAGATGCTGGCTGGGTCCTCCTGGGGTTATTCCACCTGGTTCCCTGCTTTGGAACCCCTGAACAACTTCACAGGCCTGTGAATCTTTGAGGCTGGGTGTACACAAGAAAATCTAACCtcataaaaatgtataaatgtttattattaaaataattgaATATGCAGTACAGTCTCCTTAGctcaacaacaagaaaacaaGGAAGCTAACTTTTCTATCTAATGCAGGAATTCCCAACAAGGGGTCCACAGACTCCTGGGgagttctggagggggtccacagcctttctcctcctgtcaaagctagggaaccagctgcttccattgctccccctttcctctactgagcatgagtgagttcccTTGTGGATTCTATAACAGAGAGAGTGGAGCCTGCATGTCTACTCCCACCTTGAACTGCCTccagtctccccaccccctcagtcttccttgagcctgcctgttaatgtggtgGTGTTATCACTTTCAgtgacatgtcatttctgggggcatAGCCAGgagacatggccagctggcatgaCTTCTGGGGCTCTTTGAGgacttgaaaaattatttcacggGCTTCGCTGtggtcaaaatgttttaaaaggctgATCTAATACACTGAATTCCTTAGTATTGGCTACTCTTTTGCAGCATAAAGTGTTCTATGTGTTGCAGTCCCATCATGATGAAGTGTAGCATAGTTAAGCActtcactttctccagggaaactgatctctgaaggctggagagaagctgtaattctgggggatctacTGATCCTGTCTGGAGGCTGGCGTTCCTAGTATCACAAATTCACCATGAAAGTATAGCTAAACTCTATGTCAAAGAACTACATACTTAGTATCACAGATCCAATATTCCATAGTACTGCTATGGCAGGTATTTCATTTCTGTTCAATCGTAACAGTCATTGGGattcatttaaaataatctaGATCTAATGTTTACCTAGTCCCTGCGTCCCTCCCCATCCTGAAAATGATGCATCTCCATATACCTCCTGACCCCATTTTTCCCCTCTAAGCAGATAACCAGCATACAGTTTGTCTGCTTATTGGGGAAATGGAGTGGCATGGGGGATTCTGACCCTAAAGCAATATTTGTAATGAAACAAATATTCACTTCATACCTTTTTCATAGTAGGGGCCCAAAGTGGTGCATCTCATTCTttgcttctctgttttatcctcacaacttcCTTAGGTTGAAAGTATGTGAACTGGTTCAATTTTCCCCCATAAGATTCCATAGCAGAATTGGATTCAAACTGGGATCTTTTAGATTCTAGTCTAACACAAACCATTACACATGGGTTGAAAGGCCCCTTCAGGACTTTTATTATTTCCAGCATGCATTTTGATAAGAGTTTTAGGAAGAAAACAAGTATTTCTATGATCATATTTAGTTTATCTGCAGAGGTCGGTTAGTAGATTGCTTGTTTCGGCTTCTGTAGCCAAAACTCTTCCTTTAGCAGAAAGGCTAGTTCTTTACATGGTTCTGGGGGCACACAGCTTTCTTTCCTATGGGACTAGCAAAAAGGAGACTCCTGTAGCACTGCTGTGTAGAGAAACAGTACTCTTCTCATCTTGCCTTCTGAGAATGTGCAGATGGGAAGGGAAAATTAATGGCTAGGGATAGTGGAGCCTTAAGCAAGTTAAGGGTtggataatccccccccccaaaaaaaaattatttctaagaTTCTGTAAGCAtgaacaacaattttaaaaatagtgCTAATGAGAAACAGTGGGGAGCACTTTAGATGCCACAAGGAGTATGGCTGGTGAAGGAAAGAAAAATTTGAAGCAGGTGCCAGGAGACTTAAGCTGTGTGCCCGGCAAACGGAACAAGACAACGACTTTAGCTACTGCTGTGAGGAGTGAGAAGGTGGAGTGCCAAGTCCAAGTACATACCACATGTGACGCCATGGAGAAGTATGTGCACAACCACACTGCTTCAGCCTGGTTCACAAAAAGGTGGTTGGAAGCACAGGCATCCCAGCTACCATTCCTTGGCTGTACAGTGCACCAGGCATGCATACACCATCTCTGTTCCCTGGGTCTGGGTTCACCAGCTGCTGCCTGCATAGGCACCCTGGCAGTTAACAGCAGTTAGAACAGCATTGTTGTGGCAGGCAGGTCTGATGCAGCTAGCAACAGGGCACCTTCCTCAGCTTGGGAACCTCGAACACTTAGCCTATAGGTAAGACCGCTCCTGGATACAGAGAGAAATCAAAAAGACAGTTAATGAAAAATGTGGTGGGTGACTACTGTCATATTAACTGGAAATTCATACTATTAGAGGAAAATTATGTCTCACTGCAAATGTTTAACATATACATGAATACAAAAGGAAATTCTATATTTATAAACATGGGTAGCATATGTTCGAATAGATGCAAATGTGTGCAGAGCAATGAAACTTTGAAAAGTGGTGGATTTCTAAAACTCAAGCTGGGTTTTTTCTGGCTTTTATTCCATTAAAAATTGAATGCTTGTTCTCTTTAAGCAGTTGTCGCCCATGACACTTAGCATAGTGGGAATCCTGCTGCTTGAGTTAAAACAAGTGTCAGTTTTTCTGGGATTCATATGTTTTTGGGTCCAAGGAGTTGTGACTTAACCCACCTGTAAATATAATTTTAGAGCAGCAGATTACATGATTAATGTAATCtgagccctgagccttcggggagggcagtatataaatctaaataaataaataaataaattatagctTCTTGATTTCAGTTCCTTTGAGCAAAACGGGATGAGTCTTTGTTATAATGTCCTTTTTTAATGCTTATTGAAGAAATGTCCCATTTATTTCTTATTGCGTGTCgttaaaatgtatttctttaatTAAAGATTTAGATGTTGGATATGTATTCATATATGCTACTTTATGTTCTTTTAAAGATGACACTTGTTGATGCCACCATTTTGAGATTCGCCTAACAGAAGATAGTCCTACTGAGAAAACGAGCACTTTGATAATTCAGTCTTTGAACTTTAACCTctgactggaagtgacattagGCAATGAAGACTACTTCCTCTGACTGCATTTTTACTGGTGTGCATTCTGGGCGCATGTTGATCGCTGGTTCAGTCCATGCTACTGACATGCTTTTCTTAGTCGTACAGTATTAATGCAGGTGTTGGGAAATACaagaattccattttttaaaataaacttttggAAGAATTTTAGGTCTTCATGTATTGTGCAATAATATGATTCTTGACGGTGTTGGTATATCCATTGCCGGCAAAAGATTGTATCAGGAAACTTATACCCCCTGCCACAAGAAAAGGTAGATGCATGATAGGGCCTGTGAAAAGATTTAAGTATATTGGGATTAAAAGTAACCTAACTGTTTAGATTTGGATTCTATGCACTGTGATCATAAGACTAGCAGCGTGAATTAAAACATGCTTAGCTGAAGGACTAATAAGATCATTGCATATTTATTGAACTGTCAATATTTTGACATGGAAGACTTTCACGTTATATCAGCAGAGAGGTACGTACTATGATATCCCTGTGGTGAAATAGATACCTTTTGTTTGTATACTCTTATTTCTGAAGCAAAGGTATGAGTAAAATAAAGTAGGAACAATTTAATCAAggcaaactttgttctggaaaTGGGAACAGATGGTAGTGATAGAACTGAATTTGCTGCAGTCCTTGAATGGGCTTGTTAATATGTACACTAGAGCTGTTTTCCAAGTAGATTGCACACTGTTACTTCCCAGTAGCCTTCAGCATGAGCCCTATTGCCTAcacaatatttcatttatttatatgtttggaaTTTTTTTGTTTTGAGTTCATGGTTATTTTTGTGTTGTATGTCATGTTTGAATGTTACAAAACAATATTTTCACTGAAAAATTGTCAGAAGATATTTTCTTGTAAACTATTTCTTTACCTTGTAAATGTTATCTTGTCTTTTAATCCTGTATtataaaggaaaaaaatacattttggacAGAGACGAACTGTTTTGACAAAAAGGTGTGGATCTTTTTATTTAAGTTTAGACAAAAGTATATTTTTCTTACCTTGCTTGTCCCATACAGCCATAGCagttttccagggtttttttctttaaagatctGACTACAACTAgatttaccttttatatatagaAAAACAATTGTTAAATAATAATGAATTGCTCTTCACCTCTGTAATTTTATGATACTACATCTAAGCTGTCTTTTTAGGAAGCACTGATGTCTTTTATAAACTTACTACCTTTACACATATGcaaactttctatttcaattcTCTTTTTAATGTTGCCTTACTGTTgcactaaacaaaaaaaaatcaaacttagTAGTTAATAAATGAATGTTTGAATTAAATAAAACTTACTTGATTTTTAAAGTAAGAACTAGAtcagcaaagttttaaaaaagcctACCAGAATTGGCTGAAGATAattctagtgttttttttaaactgctgtatAGTATTTAGCAAATTTTATAGATATGTACATACTACTATACTTTGCAAATATCTAAAACATACAATTGATAAACTCAGGGGTGGGTAGAAATCAAATGGGAATCATTTTCATTGGTGTTCATTGGTGGCACAAGCTATCGATGTGTTATGTGGTGTTTTAAACAAGAAACTTACTTTTTCTATTTTGAGGAAATCTTTATTGACCACTTAAGTTTGACAGGAGCCGTGGATATAAACTTATGTACAGATGTTTGCAATCTTCCTttacaaaatgaaaaatattaCTTTTGGATTTCTGTTAAGCCAAAAATATTATTGAGGAATTAGGACATAGACTCCTTGTTATAgtttcttttataatattttcatTTGTAAACTAAACTACAGCAATCAACTAAAAGACTTTTTCAAATTAATAGTATGCATGAACAGTTACTACTGAATACTTCATCCCTACCTTCATATCTGCAAAACTTTTCACTTGATGTATGTGTTGGAAAGCTATGTATATTGTTTGGACTGCAGAATTGCATAATCATGTCAACTTGTTCTCTTGTCCAGTGTTGGAACACCTTAATGCGCCTGAAATAATGGATTCATCTGTGCATTTAAAAGGTTTATGTAATTATTCCATACTGtggcttataatgtttttaaaagattctttATGTACATTCTCAAAATCCATGCGTTATTGTTGCACCTATTTTGATTCACTTATATAAATACCACAGTATGGATTAAATAGAAATTACTAAGCAAGCGAAGTATCTGGGTTTCTTTATGCTActactgttttgttttgaaatatgTTGTATGTTACCTAAAAATACCGCATCTCTTGCAGCAAAGCAGGAATATAGGCAAGAATGCGCCTTAAATAGAATACTGTGGTGTTCATACTGCATATTAACTTTTTGCTTCTTGGTAGATGCATCTTCttgaaaagaaaattatttttttagaaTATACAATCTTTAATAGAATTGCATGTGAGGTCCCAGTAAGTTACAGACACATGTTATACTACATCATTAGCCACACACTTGCAATATGTGTGAGTTACCACAATAATACCTGTGTGAGGTGACCTCATGCAGCAAACTGCTGCTGAACACACAAAATGTACGAATCCAATTTAATTTATCTTGTATTGGCTTATGCATTGTACTGTATGAGGATTATTGTAAGCATCAGTTAGCAGGGGAACACTTATGAAGAAGCGACAAATTTTTGTTCCAAAatcaattttgtttttttgttctgttAATTTGGAAACTTCCTATAAACTATTTTGTTGGAACTTTTTTTAACTACAAAtactgaagaaagaagaaaaacatttgGCTATCTGTGATAATGTCATCAAACTTCAGTATATGTCTCTTCTCTCTTAGAAATATACATTATACTTCTTGCAAGCAAAAACGTTTAGAACTAGTATACCAAGATGAATTTTTTTTATGTATGTCTCTTCTGGGGAGATATTCATATTCCTCAATAAAGCATTTTTTCCCAACAGCACCTCTTTTGCTTGGTGCAAATTACCTGAATCCTATTTCAGTATTTATTACTTGAGTCTTGTTAAGATGTTATCAAGACAACAGAAGCCTATGTATGATCCAGTTGCTTGACTTGCATGAGTTCAGAGAACCAGAAATATGAAAATGGACTGCTTTGAAGTAGTGATCCCCAAAGTACTGCCCTCCAATGTGTTTTCTGACCCTACTATTTTCTTCCCTAAAACTAAGAAATATTATTGCTTTATTCCACCTCATTAGTACAGGGTTTCAGAAGAGCTGAGAAGGCTCACCTTGTCAACAGGGAGCTGCCTGCTCGGAAACATAACCTTTATTGTAGGAAGAAGCTTGGCTTTGAACTTTCCAATTCTTAAGTTACAGGTCCTGCCCCAGCTGGTAGCAATCTCAATACCACTCAGTGTTCTCTAAATTTGAGAGTACCTGCAAACTCAGCAAAGTTGAGGAATGCATTTTCTGAATGGTTGAAAGTCTGCATTAAGCAATAAAGCTTTCCTACCAAAGTTTCAAGAAATCTGTTTGCAGTGTATTTACTTCTAAGTCTTTGCATCTTTTGGTCCTATAATGCATTGAGGGCTTTGACCATCATATGTGGGCTGTAAATCTGAAAAATACATTTCATGTTGTCTGACATGAAATGGCATTCACAAGTATTACAGTGTCTACCTTTTCCATCTATGCTGCTCTGGTGCATTGTTCAAGTATTGTTAGAAAGACGAAAGGTATCATCTGACCTAGAAAAGTACACAATCAGTGTGTTGTCTGTGGTATAGTTGGACAGATTCCTATTACTTCCATTATCACTGGAACTGAGTCATCATAGGAGTAATTTGAAGTCCATCTCTGAGCATGTTTGATCTTTTTATGCATGCACAAATCTCTTTCCAGGGCAAATAGCTGGACACAGTAGTATCTGGTATCTGCCAGAAATAAGAATTAGCTGTAGAGCACTGGTATGCTTGATCTAATCAAGCCTTACTGTTTTCAAAAACCGTCCATGATTAGAGGGGGAAAGACTGTGTTGGGCTTTGTGAACTTGGAACCATCCCATTGCTTTATAATTTGCAAAACAGATTACTCAAATTTATTCCTTTGCAGCCTTTTCTCCATTTGTGGCCTCAGACTTCATCTTATGGGGGTCTCCAGGTTTTTACTGTATTGCTTTATTTCCCGTAATAGGTTGTGTCACGTACCTGTGATGGCACGCACATTTCCTTCCCATCATCAGCTAAGTATATGGAACAGAGATGGGGAATGACAGTATTGTTgatttggttcagttcagtttgtttccagccataggtaATCACAAATGCAAAGTATAGGACTAAGAATATGGAGGTGTTTTCTAGTGGCCACCTATGTATGCCATTGGGTCCAGTATCCTCAGAATCAGAATAAAATTCAGTAAGATAAGTCTTCCCATTGAGCCTCACATTTATAATCTGTAACCGAAGCCAATCTTGCAGTCGACTCCTCAAATAATGTGCTCCTCAAATAATGTGGGGGTTGGGAAGCCCTGAAGTTTAATAGTGCCTCCCTTTGTAACGCTTATAACATGAAAGATAAATTTAGTATCTtagaacagcaacaaaaaaaaatgtggtaAGACAGCTGCATCATTACACCATGCAGTGAACAAATTTTCTGAAACACTCTTCTACTTATAGAAGGTTGGGTGTTAACCTAGTCATTCATAACCACGAGACAGTAGTGTCATTGTGCCGTGCAATACGGCATCTCTTGTATCTAACATTCCTGTGCCTACAACAGAAGGTAGATTTCGTTATAGGAACAGTATCAACTCTAGCTTTGAAATTAAACATTGGCTGAGATCTTGTTTCTGGGTTGTATCCCAGCACCCATATCTATAGTTAAGCAGAATAATTTCAGTCATCTCTCCAAATCATCAGCCACATTATTAATGAATACCTGCCTCCAAAGGCAGCAAAAGTTATGCATTCGTCTGGTAACAATTTATTGTTCCATCATATTTTATTATCATTGGTCCATAGAAAATGGATCCTTTCTTGCATCAGTTGGGCTGACATCTGTATATAACTAAGTCAATTACTATCCAATGCTGGCTTCCCATATTCTACAGTATCATCTGAATCCAGTGTACAAAAAGCAGTTCATAATCTGGTAACccaaaatattgttttataattTCCTACTGACTCCCATGTTCTGCAGGGTGCAAATTCTAACCCATAAAAATTAAAGTTTAAAATCCAAGGTGCAAGAATTTTCCTGTACTGCTGCTCCACTGAAAAAGTACTGCTTTGTTATCTGTTATGCATCTCTGGATTCTTTGATCTGATTGTGATAACTTCATGTATGGGATAGACAGCTGAATGTCCCATCATAGCCCTCAAGGTTGTAACCTTTGATGTGATCAGATAAGGTAAACTGACAGCCTAAGACAAGGAGTGGGGGTACTAATAGCAATCAAGGTTTGCTAAATACAACTAGACAAATCAGATCATGTTTGTATATgggaagtgctggggggggggagatc from Paroedura picta isolate Pp20150507F chromosome 9, Ppicta_v3.0, whole genome shotgun sequence harbors:
- the UBE2W gene encoding ubiquitin-conjugating enzyme E2 W isoform X3, with product MTLNEKSVQNSITQWIVDMEGAPGTLYEGEKFQLLFKFSSRYPFDSPQVMFTGENIPVHPHVYSNGHICLSILTEDWSPALSVQSVCLSIISMLSSCKEKRRPPDNSFYVRTCNKNPKKTKWWYHDDTC
- the UBE2W gene encoding ubiquitin-conjugating enzyme E2 W isoform X2 — its product is MASMQKRLQKELLALQNDPPPGMTLNEKSVQNSITQWIVDMEGAPGTLYEGEKFQLLFKFSSRYPFDSPQVMFTGENIPVHPHVYSNGHICLSILTEDWSPALSVQSVCLSIISMLSSCKEKRRPPDNSFYVRTCNKNPKKTKWWYHDDTC